Proteins co-encoded in one Streptomyces sp. SLBN-31 genomic window:
- a CDS encoding PadR family transcriptional regulator, with amino-acid sequence MRLPLLALLARGPAHGYELKQHLEQTLGSAYPQPNVGQIYVTLGRLEKQGLIEGEDVEQSSRPNKKVYHLTEAGRQALRVWFEDPEDEPRVRDEFFMKLALAPQTGLADRIALINKQRRQYLNTMRQLSKLAAAEDRDNRVAHLLIEGAMLHLQADLDWLERCQEELEELE; translated from the coding sequence GTGCGCCTGCCCCTCCTGGCTCTCCTGGCGCGCGGTCCGGCCCACGGCTACGAACTCAAGCAGCACCTTGAGCAGACGCTGGGCTCCGCGTACCCTCAGCCGAACGTCGGCCAGATCTACGTAACCCTCGGCCGCCTCGAGAAGCAAGGCCTGATCGAGGGCGAGGACGTCGAGCAGTCGAGCCGACCCAACAAAAAGGTCTACCACCTCACTGAAGCCGGGCGGCAGGCGCTGCGCGTCTGGTTCGAGGATCCCGAGGACGAGCCGCGGGTGCGGGACGAGTTCTTCATGAAGCTGGCACTCGCTCCGCAGACCGGTCTCGCCGACCGGATCGCGCTGATCAACAAACAGCGGCGCCAGTATCTGAACACCATGCGGCAGCTGTCGAAGCTGGCGGCCGCGGAAGACCGGGACAACCGCGTCGCCCATCTGCTGATCGAGGGCGCGATGCTGCACCTGCAGGCCGACCTCGACTGGCTGGAGCGGTGCCAGGAAGAGCTGGAGGAGCTGGAGTGA
- a CDS encoding ABC transporter ATP-binding protein → MNDGPAPVLRAESLVKTHYGEGAPAHAVRGVDLCVRPGEFVAVTGPSGAGKSTLLHLLGGLQRPDGGRIWLDGECADAWSEARWAVERRKRIGIVFQFFNLVSNLSVADNVELPALLAGVSPKRARAEREELLAELGLDGKERSLPGELSGGEQQRVALARALVNHPPLLLADEPAGSLDSKGTREVMRLLSRFHGRGQTIVLVTHDARLASAADRVISFFDGRIADDAELDGAPKSRRSGISGVLELRD, encoded by the coding sequence GTGAACGACGGTCCCGCTCCCGTGCTGCGCGCCGAGAGCCTGGTCAAGACGCATTACGGCGAGGGCGCCCCGGCGCACGCGGTGCGCGGGGTCGACCTGTGTGTACGCCCCGGCGAGTTCGTGGCCGTCACCGGCCCGTCCGGAGCCGGCAAGTCGACACTGCTGCATCTGCTGGGCGGTCTGCAACGACCCGACGGCGGCCGTATCTGGCTGGACGGCGAATGCGCGGACGCCTGGAGCGAGGCGCGCTGGGCGGTGGAGCGCCGCAAGCGGATCGGGATCGTCTTCCAGTTCTTCAACCTGGTCTCGAACCTGTCCGTCGCCGACAACGTGGAGCTGCCCGCACTGCTCGCCGGGGTGTCGCCGAAGCGGGCCCGGGCCGAGCGGGAGGAGCTGCTGGCCGAGCTCGGCCTCGACGGCAAGGAACGCAGCCTGCCCGGCGAGCTGTCCGGCGGTGAGCAGCAGCGGGTCGCGCTGGCCCGCGCCCTGGTCAACCACCCCCCGCTGCTGCTCGCCGACGAGCCCGCCGGCAGTCTCGACAGCAAGGGCACCCGCGAGGTGATGCGGCTGCTGTCCCGCTTCCACGGACGCGGCCAGACGATCGTGCTGGTCACCCATGACGCGCGGCTGGCCAGCGCCGCGGACCGGGTGATCTCCTTCTTCGACGGCCGCATAGCCGACGACGCGGAACTGGACGGCGCCCCGAAGTCCCGCAGGAGCGGCATATCCGGGGTGCTGGAGCTCAGGGACTGA
- a CDS encoding ABC transporter permease has translation MRATLRWAHSDLRTHRGEALFLVLATAGIVVSLLLATALFGYATNPWQRVFAESRGAHVWIHTSQSAKVGRLTGLDGVDSVAGPYPTASATLASRGARAAVELRATPDRPAVGRPLVASGRWLNARTPDGVVLESSLARALLAEPGDTLTLPGTGRRVTVLGVADAAEPRYHAGERPGLVWALPSAVPHPTGRVIGLRLTDPEDTDYVVQRAVTVLGAGAVGEVSTWQQARAEAQGDYRLLGQVLGLFGLGALIAAGLAVHGAIATRIRGHLRDISVLKAIGFTPGQVVRVFLSQHLAYALLGAVAAAALTETLGSRFPGRLGDAVAVWQGLPGYTAALFAVPVGAVLFIGATTGLAAWRAGRVPPVPGVRPVGARGERVPGGVRTTPGVRAVSLPAGQLSALSRRALGTRLSPALVLGWHTVVSRRLRSVTTVARLALPLLLIVVAMSAWTTIDRFHSSPERIGLPAALTVHANDGLGEHGTRALLDRDPQVAAAYPGLEVAALVPGQTATIALRGLGTRQDPYPYALAEGRPARGDDEAVAGQGLLDLLDVRIGDWVRLTVGDQPQILHIVGRSIEPENAGRVVSTSLDTLHQNDPRLTPTLYQVRLRPGAEPRAVAARLTAAGHGRLDVHAVTNPADGLSPLRGVVAGLIAVLALIGLIELLTAIGGTVREGERDLLALKAIGLSPRQITAITVTASGCTALAAALVGTALGTPLAHWLINSQGRSSGIGSGIAQAPSPALLVLLGVAAVLGATGLAALPAARAARRRLADTLSAVA, from the coding sequence ATGCGAGCCACCCTGCGCTGGGCGCACTCCGATCTGCGCACGCACCGCGGCGAGGCGCTGTTCCTGGTCCTGGCCACCGCCGGGATCGTGGTGTCGCTGCTGCTGGCCACCGCCCTGTTCGGCTACGCCACCAACCCCTGGCAGCGGGTCTTCGCCGAGTCGCGCGGCGCCCACGTCTGGATCCACACCAGCCAGTCCGCCAAGGTCGGCCGGCTCACGGGGCTGGACGGCGTCGATTCCGTCGCCGGCCCCTACCCCACCGCCTCCGCGACCCTCGCCTCCCGCGGCGCCCGGGCCGCCGTCGAACTGCGCGCGACACCCGACCGTCCCGCCGTCGGCCGGCCCCTCGTCGCCTCCGGCCGCTGGCTGAACGCCCGGACCCCGGACGGCGTGGTCCTGGAGAGCAGCCTGGCCCGCGCCCTGCTCGCCGAACCGGGCGACACGCTCACCCTGCCGGGCACCGGGCGGAGGGTGACCGTCCTGGGCGTGGCCGACGCGGCCGAGCCGCGCTACCACGCGGGCGAGCGGCCGGGCCTGGTCTGGGCGCTGCCGTCCGCCGTGCCCCACCCGACCGGCCGGGTCATCGGCCTGCGCCTGACCGACCCCGAGGACACCGACTACGTCGTCCAGCGCGCCGTCACCGTCCTCGGCGCCGGAGCCGTGGGCGAGGTCTCCACCTGGCAGCAGGCGCGCGCCGAGGCCCAGGGCGACTACCGGCTGCTCGGTCAGGTGCTGGGCCTGTTCGGGCTCGGCGCGCTGATCGCCGCCGGTCTGGCGGTCCACGGCGCGATCGCCACCCGTATCCGCGGCCACCTGCGGGACATCTCGGTCCTGAAGGCGATCGGCTTCACACCGGGCCAGGTCGTACGGGTCTTCCTCTCACAGCACCTCGCCTACGCGCTGCTCGGCGCCGTGGCCGCGGCGGCGCTGACGGAAACACTGGGCAGCCGCTTCCCGGGCCGCCTCGGGGACGCGGTCGCCGTCTGGCAGGGGCTGCCCGGCTACACCGCGGCGCTGTTCGCGGTCCCGGTGGGCGCGGTGCTGTTCATCGGCGCGACGACGGGCCTGGCGGCCTGGCGCGCGGGGCGGGTGCCGCCGGTGCCGGGAGTACGGCCCGTCGGAGCCCGGGGAGAGCGTGTCCCGGGCGGAGTACGGACGACGCCGGGCGTGCGTGCCGTGTCCCTGCCGGCCGGGCAGCTCTCCGCGCTCTCCCGGCGCGCGCTCGGCACCCGGCTGTCGCCCGCGCTGGTGCTGGGCTGGCACACGGTCGTCAGCCGTCGTCTGCGGTCGGTGACGACCGTGGCCCGGCTGGCTCTGCCCCTGCTGCTGATCGTCGTCGCGATGTCCGCCTGGACCACCATCGACCGCTTCCACAGCAGCCCGGAGCGGATCGGTCTGCCGGCCGCCCTCACCGTCCACGCCAACGACGGCCTGGGCGAGCACGGCACCCGTGCCCTGCTGGACCGTGACCCGCAGGTCGCCGCGGCCTACCCCGGCCTGGAGGTGGCCGCCCTGGTCCCCGGCCAGACCGCCACCATCGCCCTGCGCGGCCTGGGCACCCGCCAGGACCCCTACCCGTACGCCCTCGCCGAGGGCCGCCCCGCGCGCGGGGACGACGAGGCGGTGGCCGGGCAGGGCCTCCTCGACCTGCTGGACGTACGGATCGGCGACTGGGTCCGCCTCACCGTCGGCGACCAGCCGCAGATCCTGCACATCGTCGGCCGCAGCATCGAACCGGAGAACGCCGGCCGGGTCGTCTCCACCTCCCTCGACACCCTCCACCAGAACGACCCCCGCCTGACCCCGACCCTCTACCAGGTACGGCTGCGCCCAGGCGCCGAGCCCCGCGCGGTGGCGGCCCGCCTGACCGCCGCCGGGCACGGACGGCTGGACGTGCACGCCGTGACCAACCCGGCCGACGGGCTCTCACCGCTGCGCGGAGTCGTGGCCGGACTGATCGCCGTCCTCGCCCTGATCGGCCTGATCGAGCTGCTCACCGCCATCGGCGGCACCGTCCGCGAGGGCGAACGCGATCTCCTCGCCCTCAAGGCCATCGGCCTCTCCCCCCGCCAGATCACCGCGATCACCGTCACCGCCAGCGGCTGCACGGCCCTGGCCGCCGCCCTCGTCGGCACCGCCCTGGGCACGCCCCTCGCGCACTGGCTGATCAACTCCCAGGGCAGGTCGAGCGGTATCGGCTCGGGGATCGCCCAGGCCCCGTCGCCGGCGCTGCTGGTGCTGCTCGGGGTGGCGGCGGTGCTGGGCGCCACGGGACTCGCCGCCCTCCCGGCGGCACGAGCGGCCCGCCGGCGCCTGGCGGACACCCTGAGCGCGGTGGCGTGA
- the pgi gene encoding glucose-6-phosphate isomerase: MNADGRTRLNQMPEWTALAKHREELSGTHLRELFAADPGRGSGHTLEVGDLYVDCSKHLVTDETLRLLRELAAATDVFGLRDAMFRGEKINTTEDRAVLHTALRAAPDAVIEVDGENVVPRVHAVLDKMAGFADRVRSGAWTGHTGKRIKNVVNVGIGGSDLGPAMAYEVLRAYTDRDLTVRFVSNVDGADLHEATRDLDAAETLFVIASKTFTTIETITNATSAREWLLGELKAGQEAVAKHFVALSTNAEKVADFGIDTANMFEFWDWVGGRYSYDSAIGLSLMIAVGPDRFREMLDGFRLVDEHFRTAPAESNVPLLLGLLGIWYGNFFDAQSHAVLPYSHYLSKFTAYLQQLDMESNGKYVGRDGQEVDWQTGPVVWGTPGTNGQHAYYQLIHQGTKLIPADFIGFAEPVAELSEALKAQHDLLMANFFAQTQALAFGKTPDEVRAEGVPEELVAHKTFKGNHPTTTILARELTPSVLGQLIALYEHKVFVQGAVWNIDSFDQWGVELGKVLAKRVEPALTEGADVPGLDASSKALVAKYRELRGRA, translated from the coding sequence ATGAACGCAGACGGCCGTACCAGGCTCAACCAGATGCCCGAGTGGACCGCGCTGGCCAAGCACCGCGAGGAGCTCTCCGGCACCCATCTGCGGGAGCTGTTCGCCGCCGACCCGGGCCGCGGCAGCGGACACACGCTCGAGGTGGGAGACCTGTACGTCGACTGCTCCAAGCACCTGGTCACCGACGAGACCCTCCGCCTGCTGCGTGAACTCGCCGCCGCCACCGACGTGTTCGGGCTGCGCGACGCCATGTTCCGCGGTGAGAAGATCAACACGACGGAGGACCGCGCGGTCCTGCACACCGCCCTGCGCGCCGCACCCGACGCGGTGATCGAGGTCGACGGCGAGAACGTGGTCCCGCGCGTGCACGCGGTCCTCGACAAGATGGCCGGCTTCGCCGACCGCGTCCGCTCCGGCGCCTGGACCGGCCACACCGGCAAGCGCATCAAGAACGTCGTCAACGTGGGCATCGGCGGCTCGGACCTCGGCCCCGCGATGGCCTACGAGGTGCTGCGCGCCTACACGGACCGCGACCTCACGGTCCGCTTCGTGTCGAACGTCGACGGCGCCGATCTGCACGAGGCCACCCGCGACCTGGACGCCGCCGAGACGCTGTTCGTCATCGCGTCCAAGACGTTCACCACCATCGAGACGATCACCAACGCGACCTCGGCGCGCGAGTGGCTGCTCGGTGAGCTGAAGGCCGGTCAGGAGGCGGTCGCCAAGCACTTCGTGGCCCTGTCGACGAACGCCGAGAAGGTGGCCGACTTCGGCATCGACACGGCGAACATGTTCGAGTTCTGGGACTGGGTCGGCGGCCGCTACTCCTACGACTCCGCGATCGGCCTGTCCCTGATGATCGCCGTCGGCCCGGACCGCTTCCGGGAGATGCTCGACGGGTTCCGGCTGGTCGACGAGCACTTCAGGACCGCGCCCGCCGAGTCCAACGTGCCGCTGCTGCTCGGTCTGCTGGGCATCTGGTACGGCAACTTCTTCGACGCCCAGTCGCACGCGGTGCTGCCGTACAGCCACTACCTCTCCAAGTTCACGGCGTACCTGCAGCAGCTGGACATGGAGTCCAACGGCAAGTACGTGGGCCGGGACGGGCAGGAGGTCGACTGGCAGACCGGACCGGTGGTGTGGGGCACGCCCGGCACCAACGGCCAGCACGCCTACTACCAGTTGATCCACCAGGGCACGAAGCTGATCCCCGCGGACTTCATCGGGTTCGCCGAGCCGGTCGCGGAGCTGAGCGAGGCGCTGAAGGCGCAGCACGACCTGCTGATGGCCAACTTCTTCGCGCAGACGCAGGCGTTGGCCTTCGGCAAGACGCCGGACGAGGTGCGTGCGGAGGGTGTGCCGGAGGAGCTGGTGGCGCACAAGACGTTCAAGGGCAACCACCCGACGACCACGATCCTCGCGCGTGAGCTGACGCCGTCCGTGCTGGGGCAGCTGATCGCCCTCTACGAGCACAAGGTGTTCGTCCAGGGTGCCGTGTGGAACATCGACTCCTTCGACCAGTGGGGCGTGGAGCTGGGCAAGGTGCTGGCCAAGCGGGTCGAGCCCGCGCTGACGGAGGGCGCGGACGTGCCGGGTCTGGACGCCTCCAGCAAGGCGCTGGTGGCCAAGTACCGGGAACTGCGCGGACGCGCCTGA
- a CDS encoding MFS transporter, protein MATVESAGVRAPAWRGGFGRLWSAAVLSSFGDALRGAALPLLAVRLTDRPLLVATVTACGYLPWLAFGLLGGAVADRVDQRRAMWTVDALRGLLVASFAVAVALGHASIGLLIALAFTLTTLQTLFDNASTALLPVLVDREVLGSANARLLTGQRIAGGLLGAPAVPLLLAAGAAAPFAVDAATFLVAAALVASLRTAAPQRRAAVAGSTLRREIAEGLRTLARDRALRGLCAATALCNIGMGAQLATLVVLVTGWLHGGTAGYAAAGTAVTLGSLVGGVVNGRFVARLGRLRAVLTAGTAQTAALVVMGSVRSLLVLVVAIAVFGLMGMVWNVNTTTLMQECSPADMLGRVSSAFRTLSYAGVPLGALLGGAVATAWGLNTPPLLTAAFFVLAVIALIPALKVNVPVVAPHDDATTAHAPR, encoded by the coding sequence GTGGCGACGGTCGAGTCCGCGGGGGTGCGCGCGCCGGCGTGGCGCGGGGGGTTCGGGCGGTTGTGGAGCGCCGCCGTGCTCTCCAGCTTCGGGGACGCCCTGCGCGGTGCGGCGCTGCCCCTGCTCGCCGTGCGGCTCACGGACCGGCCGCTGCTGGTCGCGACGGTGACCGCCTGCGGCTATCTGCCCTGGCTCGCCTTCGGGCTGCTCGGCGGTGCGGTGGCCGACCGGGTGGACCAGCGGCGGGCGATGTGGACGGTGGACGCGTTACGAGGGCTGCTGGTCGCCTCCTTCGCGGTCGCCGTCGCCCTCGGACACGCCTCCATCGGGCTGCTGATCGCCCTGGCCTTCACCCTGACCACGCTCCAGACCCTGTTCGACAACGCGTCCACGGCCCTGCTGCCGGTCCTGGTGGACCGTGAGGTCCTCGGCAGTGCGAACGCCCGGCTGCTGACGGGGCAGCGCATCGCCGGCGGACTGCTGGGCGCCCCGGCCGTCCCCCTGCTGCTGGCGGCCGGTGCCGCCGCGCCGTTCGCGGTCGACGCGGCGACCTTCCTGGTGGCCGCGGCCCTGGTCGCCTCGCTGCGGACTGCCGCCCCGCAGCGCAGAGCGGCGGTGGCTGGGAGCACCCTGCGCCGGGAGATCGCTGAGGGACTGCGCACCCTCGCCCGGGACCGTGCCCTGCGCGGACTGTGCGCCGCCACGGCCCTGTGCAACATCGGCATGGGCGCCCAGCTCGCCACTCTGGTGGTCCTCGTGACCGGCTGGCTGCACGGCGGCACCGCCGGATACGCCGCGGCCGGCACCGCGGTCACCCTGGGCAGCCTGGTCGGGGGAGTGGTGAACGGTCGGTTCGTCGCCCGTCTCGGCCGGCTGCGGGCCGTGCTGACCGCCGGCACCGCGCAGACCGCGGCTCTGGTCGTCATGGGCAGCGTGCGCAGCCTGCTCGTCCTGGTGGTGGCGATCGCGGTCTTCGGACTGATGGGCATGGTGTGGAACGTCAACACCACGACCCTGATGCAGGAATGCAGCCCCGCCGACATGCTCGGCCGCGTCAGCTCAGCCTTCCGCACCCTGTCCTACGCCGGAGTCCCGCTGGGTGCCCTCCTCGGCGGCGCCGTCGCCACCGCCTGGGGCCTCAACACCCCGCCCCTGCTGACAGCGGCCTTCTTCGTCCTCGCCGTCATCGCGCTGATACCCGCGCTCAAGGTGAACGTACCTGTTGTTGCGCCGCACGACGACGCCACCACGGCTCACGCGCCGCGCTGA
- a CDS encoding RNA polymerase-binding protein RbpA, producing MASGNAIRGSRVGAGPMGEAERGESAPRLRISFWCSNGHETQPSFASDAQVPETWDCPRCGFPAGQDRDNPPDPPRTEPYKTHLAYVRERRSDADGEAILAEALAKLRGEI from the coding sequence GTGGCAAGTGGCAACGCGATCCGAGGAAGCCGGGTCGGGGCGGGGCCGATGGGCGAGGCCGAGCGCGGCGAGTCCGCGCCGCGTCTGCGCATCTCCTTCTGGTGCTCCAACGGGCACGAGACGCAGCCCAGCTTCGCCAGCGACGCGCAGGTTCCCGAGACCTGGGACTGCCCGCGCTGCGGCTTCCCCGCCGGACAGGACCGGGACAACCCGCCGGACCCGCCGCGCACCGAGCCCTACAAGACGCACCTCGCGTACGTCCGGGAGCGGCGCAGCGACGCGGACGGCGAGGCCATCCTCGCCGAGGCACTCGCCAAACTGCGGGGCGAGATCTAG
- the secG gene encoding preprotein translocase subunit SecG: MVLGFSIALIVFSLLLMLLVLMHKGKGGGLSDMFGGGMQSSVGGSSVAERNLDRITLVIGLLWFACIVVLGLIMKTS; encoded by the coding sequence GTGGTTTTGGGGTTCTCGATCGCCCTGATCGTCTTCAGCCTGCTGCTGATGCTGCTGGTGCTGATGCACAAGGGGAAGGGCGGCGGCCTCTCCGACATGTTCGGTGGCGGTATGCAGTCGTCCGTCGGCGGCTCCTCGGTCGCCGAGCGCAACCTCGACCGCATCACCCTGGTGATCGGTCTGCTGTGGTTCGCGTGCATTGTCGTACTCGGCCTCATCATGAAGACGTCCTGA
- the tpiA gene encoding triose-phosphate isomerase → MSTRTPLMAGNWKMNLNHLEAIAHVQKLAFALADKDYEAVEVAVLPPFTDLRSVQTLVDGDKLKIKYGAQDISAHDSGAYTGEISGAMLAKLKCTYVAVGHSERRQYHAETDEIVNAKVKAAYKHGLTPILCVGEELDVREAGNHVTHTLAQVEGGLKDLPAEQAETVVIAYEPVWAIGTGKVCGAEDAQEVCAAVRGKIAELYTQELADKVRIQYGGSVKAGNVAEIMSQADIDGALVGGASLDADEFVKIVRFRDQ, encoded by the coding sequence ATGAGCACGCGCACGCCGCTGATGGCGGGCAACTGGAAGATGAACCTCAACCACCTCGAGGCCATCGCACACGTCCAGAAGCTCGCCTTCGCCCTCGCGGACAAGGACTACGAGGCCGTCGAGGTCGCCGTCCTGCCGCCCTTCACCGACCTGCGCTCCGTGCAGACCCTGGTCGACGGCGACAAACTCAAGATCAAGTACGGCGCCCAGGACATCTCGGCCCATGACTCCGGCGCCTACACCGGCGAGATCTCCGGCGCCATGCTGGCCAAGCTGAAGTGCACGTACGTGGCCGTCGGCCACTCCGAGCGCCGTCAGTACCACGCCGAGACGGACGAGATCGTCAACGCCAAGGTCAAGGCCGCCTACAAGCACGGTCTGACCCCGATCCTGTGCGTCGGCGAGGAGCTGGACGTCCGCGAGGCGGGCAACCACGTCACCCACACCCTCGCCCAGGTCGAGGGCGGTCTGAAGGACCTCCCGGCCGAGCAGGCCGAGACCGTCGTGATCGCCTACGAGCCCGTCTGGGCCATCGGCACCGGCAAGGTCTGCGGCGCCGAGGACGCCCAGGAGGTCTGCGCGGCCGTCCGCGGCAAGATCGCCGAGCTGTACACGCAGGAGCTGGCCGACAAGGTCCGCATCCAGTACGGCGGCTCGGTCAAGGCGGGCAACGTCGCCGAGATCATGTCCCAGGCCGACATCGACGGCGCCCTGGTGGGCGGCGCGTCCCTGGACGCCGACGAGTTCGTCAAGATCGTGCGCTTCCGCGACCAGTGA
- a CDS encoding phosphoglycerate kinase, whose amino-acid sequence MKTIDELLAEGVDGKRVFVRADLNVPLADGLITDDGRIRAVLPTVRALAEAGAKVVVASHLGRPKGAPDPAFSLLPAAERLGELLDAPVAFAQDTVGPAAHDAVNGLQPGQVAVIENLRFNAGETSKDDTERGEFADRLAALADVYVGDGFGAVHRKHASVYDLPARLPHYAGYLIANEVGVLKKLTDEVRRPYVVALGGAKVSDKLAVIDELLGKADRLLIGGGMAYTFLKAQGHEIGNSLLQEDQIPAVKEYIERAEKTGVELVLPVDALVATGFPDLKTKAPANPTTVAADAIPADQQGLDIGPETRKLYASKLADAATVFWNGPMGVFEHPDYAEGTKAVAQALIDSPAFTVVGGGDSAAAVRLLGFDETAFGHISTGGGASLEYLEGKTLPGLAALED is encoded by the coding sequence ATGAAGACGATCGACGAACTTCTCGCCGAAGGCGTGGACGGCAAGCGGGTCTTCGTCCGCGCCGACCTCAACGTGCCGCTCGCCGACGGCCTGATCACCGACGACGGCCGCATCCGCGCCGTACTGCCCACCGTCAGGGCCCTCGCCGAGGCGGGCGCCAAGGTGGTCGTCGCCTCGCACCTGGGCCGCCCCAAGGGCGCCCCGGACCCCGCCTTCTCCCTGCTGCCCGCCGCCGAGCGGCTCGGTGAACTCCTCGACGCGCCCGTGGCGTTCGCCCAGGACACCGTCGGCCCCGCCGCCCACGACGCGGTGAACGGCCTGCAGCCCGGCCAGGTCGCGGTGATCGAGAATCTCCGCTTCAACGCCGGTGAGACCTCCAAGGACGACACCGAGCGCGGCGAGTTCGCCGACCGCCTCGCCGCCCTCGCGGACGTCTACGTCGGCGACGGCTTCGGCGCGGTGCACCGCAAGCACGCCTCCGTCTACGACCTCCCGGCCCGCCTGCCGCACTACGCCGGCTACCTCATCGCGAACGAGGTCGGCGTCCTGAAGAAGCTCACCGACGAGGTCCGGCGGCCGTACGTCGTCGCGCTCGGCGGCGCCAAGGTCTCCGACAAGCTGGCCGTCATCGACGAGCTCCTCGGCAAGGCCGACCGCCTCCTCATCGGCGGCGGCATGGCCTACACCTTCCTCAAGGCCCAGGGCCACGAGATCGGCAACTCCCTCCTTCAGGAGGACCAGATCCCGGCCGTCAAGGAGTACATCGAGCGCGCCGAGAAGACCGGCGTCGAACTGGTCCTGCCGGTCGACGCGCTGGTCGCCACCGGGTTCCCGGACCTGAAGACCAAGGCCCCGGCCAATCCCACGACCGTCGCCGCGGACGCCATCCCGGCCGACCAGCAGGGCCTGGACATCGGTCCGGAGACCCGCAAGCTGTACGCCTCGAAGCTCGCCGACGCCGCCACCGTCTTCTGGAACGGCCCCATGGGCGTCTTCGAGCACCCCGACTACGCCGAGGGCACCAAGGCGGTCGCCCAGGCCCTCATCGACTCCCCGGCCTTCACGGTCGTCGGCGGCGGCGACTCCGCCGCGGCCGTGCGCCTCCTGGGCTTCGACGAGACCGCATTCGGCCACATCTCGACCGGTGGCGGCGCCTCCCTCGAATACCTCGAGGGCAAGACGCTCCCCGGCCTCGCCGCACTGGAGGACTGA